The nucleotide sequence CCGCCCGGGGGTGCGCGCTCACGGGCGGGGCGTGAGGAAGCGGCGAAACCAGTCGAGGGCGAGATTGATCGCGGTGGTGCGGTGCGGCAGGTCGTAAATCTCGTAGTGGCCGATGTCGAGGATCTCCAAGCACTTCAGCTCGGCGGCCGCGCGGTACAGGCACTCCAGCTCGCTGATCGGTACCGCGGTGTCGTAGCGGGCGCCGATCAGCAGCAGCGGCCGCGGTGCGACGCGGTGCACAACCTGCTCGGGCTCGTACTCCATGATCCGTTCCACCGCTTCGAGCGGTAGCTGCGTGGCCAGCTGCGGCAGTGCCGCGAGCCCCTGGGCGAACGCCGCCACCGACTGCTCATCGTTGAGGATCGTCCCGGGATCGATGAGCTGCGAGACCCCGGTGCTGACCCGCTGTACCGCGTCTTGCGCCAGCATGACGCGCAGCAGCTCGCGCTGCTCGGGGGTACTGCTCAGCCGCATCCGGCGCGGGATGCTGCCGAAGCCGACCTGGCCGACGACACACCACGGCCGGGGATCGATGCCCGCTGCTTGCACCACGTTGGCGCAGCCGAAGCTGGTGCCCCACAGGCCGATGCGCTCGGCATCGACACCGGGCTGAGCGCCGAGAAAGGTGACGGCGTTGCGAATGTCCTCGACTTGTTCGAGCGGCACCAGGCGCCCGCGCGCACCCTCGCTTTGTCCGAAACCTCGGTAGTCGAACGTCAGCACCACGAAGCCGGCGGCGCAAAACGCTTCCGCAAACGGCGGCAGCAACCACTCTTTGATGCCGGTGAACCCGTGACACATGACGACGCCGGGACGCGGCCGCTCGCTGCCGCCGGCGTCGGGCCGCCACACCAGCGCAGCACACTTGCTGCCGCAACTGAAGAAGTGAACCGGTACAGTCTCCATGCGTGTCACCCTACCCGACCGCAACTAGAAAGCAAAAACCACGGCACGTCGCGCTACACCACACCGCCGGCACGCAGCTGCGCGATTTCTGCCGTGCCGAATCCGAGTGAGCCGAGCACGCTGTCAGTGTGCTCACCGAAACCCGGGGGCGGGGTGCGAATAGCGCCGGGGGTGTCGGAAAGCTTGAGCGGGATCCCCGGCGCCAGACTGCGGCCGGCCGCCGTCTCCAACTCCACCACCATCTGGCGATGCCGCAGCTGCGGATTGGCGAGAGCCTCATCCAAGTGGTTGACCGGGCCTAAGCAGATGGCTTGATCACCCAGCTCATGCAGCCACTCGGCCAGAGTCCGGCGGCGGAAGGCGGCGCGCAAGAAGGCGAACAT is from Deltaproteobacteria bacterium and encodes:
- a CDS encoding alpha/beta fold hydrolase; the protein is METVPVHFFSCGSKCAALVWRPDAGGSERPRPGVVMCHGFTGIKEWLLPPFAEAFCAAGFVVLTFDYRGFGQSEGARGRLVPLEQVEDIRNAVTFLGAQPGVDAERIGLWGTSFGCANVVQAAGIDPRPWCVVGQVGFGSIPRRMRLSSTPEQRELLRVMLAQDAVQRVSTGVSQLIDPGTILNDEQSVAAFAQGLAALPQLATQLPLEAVERIMEYEPEQVVHRVAPRPLLLIGARYDTAVPISELECLYRAAAELKCLEILDIGHYEIYDLPHRTTAINLALDWFRRFLTPRP